A stretch of DNA from Synechococcus sp. JA-3-3Ab:
ATTTACCTCGCAATTTTTGCACGGGGGCTTTTTGCATCTTGGCGGCAACATGCTCTTTTTGTGGGTTTTCGGCAACAATGTTGAGGATCGCTTGGGGCATGTGCGCTACCTCATTTTTTACCTAACTTGTGGAGCCTTGGCCGCCCTAACCCAGTGGTTTTTCGATATGGAATCCACCATTCCTTCGCTGGGGGCAAGTGGGGCCATTGCCGGGGTGTTGGGAGCTTATATCTTGCGTTTCCCGCGAGCTGAGATCCTGACTTTGGTACCCCTGGGCATTTTTATCACAACCGTCTACGTTCCCGCCTGGGTGTTTTTGGGTTTTTGGTTTGTACAGCAGGCGTTTTACGGCATCGCCAGCCTGCAGACGCCCACCAACATCGGCATGCAGGGGGGAGGGATCGCCTACTGGGCCCACGCGGGCGGCTTTGTGTTTGGGGCCATCTTGGGGCCGCTGATGGGGTTATTTTCTGGCAAAAGCCCTTATGACCGCCAAGCCGCTTGGCGACAGCCCGACAGGGACCTGTTCTGATTGAACCTCAATCCTTTTTGTGTCAGAGACCAACTTGAGAGGAGGAAATCATGGTTCGTCTGTCTGCCAAGCCCCTAACCCTGGAAGAGTTTCTGCAGCAGCCAGAAGCTCAACCCGCCAGTGAATTCATCGAGGGAGAGATCATCCAGAAGCCCATGCCACAGGGAAAGCACAGCCTACTCCAGGGGGAGCTAACTTCTTTTATCAACGCAAACCTCAAACCCAAACGCCTCGGGTGGGCATTTCCAGAGTTGCGCTGCACTTTTGCCGGCTATGCGATTGTGCCCGATATTTCTGTGATCGCCTGGGATCGGATCCCTGTGGATGAAGATGGCACCATTCAAAATCTCATTCCCTTTTGCCCAGATTGGATGATCGAGATTCTCTCTCCCGATCAAAACCAAGTGAAGCTGGTCAAAAAAATCTTGATCGGCTTGGCCCACGGCTGCCAGATGGGGTGGATCGTAGCTCCCGAAGAAAGGCTCGTTTTCGCCTACCCTGCCGGACAGCAGCCAACCGTGCATGAGGATCCGCAAGAGCTGATCCCCGTTCCCGCGTTTGCCCAAGGGATCCAACTGACGGTCGAAACGTTGTTTGGTTGGATGCGGGTTCGAGCTGACGAGAGCGGCAAGCACAGCGGAGATGCACAGGCGGGGCACTCGCCTAACCCCAGCCCTTCCGGTGCCCAGTGAGAAAAAAGCCGAGACCGGCTGGACCAGTGGCACGCCTTGCTGACAAGCTGCCCCAGCCTCCCTCGCCTCCATCAGAACCTCCGGGGTACTCCCGCCACAGCGCAGCTTGGCGGGATGGGGGATAGGCGGTGAGACGAAGGGGTTCAATGCCCCT
This window harbors:
- a CDS encoding rhomboid family intramembrane serine protease gives rise to the protein MVPLQDRNPTTRTAYVTYALVLINILVFVYELTLSPQELAAFFREWAVVPAELTASFRGEATSSLRPEWVTLFTSQFLHGGFLHLGGNMLFLWVFGNNVEDRLGHVRYLIFYLTCGALAALTQWFFDMESTIPSLGASGAIAGVLGAYILRFPRAEILTLVPLGIFITTVYVPAWVFLGFWFVQQAFYGIASLQTPTNIGMQGGGIAYWAHAGGFVFGAILGPLMGLFSGKSPYDRQAAWRQPDRDLF
- a CDS encoding Uma2 family endonuclease yields the protein MVRLSAKPLTLEEFLQQPEAQPASEFIEGEIIQKPMPQGKHSLLQGELTSFINANLKPKRLGWAFPELRCTFAGYAIVPDISVIAWDRIPVDEDGTIQNLIPFCPDWMIEILSPDQNQVKLVKKILIGLAHGCQMGWIVAPEERLVFAYPAGQQPTVHEDPQELIPVPAFAQGIQLTVETLFGWMRVRADESGKHSGDAQAGHSPNPSPSGAQ